Proteins encoded within one genomic window of Oncorhynchus masou masou isolate Uvic2021 chromosome 1, UVic_Omas_1.1, whole genome shotgun sequence:
- the LOC135550671 gene encoding transmembrane protein 41B-like, producing the protein MAKKRRERREADSVSSVTLHEEPKTKFNEAQTLKETQYTGGGSARMSLLILLSVFTCAASVMYLVYRNFPELNDDEMATIKIPKDMDDAKALGTVLSKYKDTYYTQVLVAYFTTYIFLQTFAIPGSIFLSILSGYLYPFPLALFLVCLCSGLGASFCYMLSYLVGRPVVYRYLTERVQKWSQQVDKHRDHLINYIIFLRITPFLPNWFINITSPIINVPLGFFFLGTFFGVAPPSFVAINAGTTLYKLTTAGEAVSWNSLIVLGVLAILSILPVCFQKKLQQKME; encoded by the exons ATGGCCAAGAAACGAAGAGAAAGACGAGAGGCCGATAGTGTTTCGTCAGTAACGTTACACGAGGAACCGAAGACAAAATTTAACGAGGCACAAACCCTCAAAG AGACTCAATACACTGGAGGGGGCTCAGCTCGCAtgtctctcctcatcctgctgtctgtcttcacCTGCGCTGCTTCTGTCATGTACCTAGTGTACAGGAATTTCCCAGAGCTCAACGA TGATGAGATGGCTACAATTAAAATCCCCAAAGATATGGATGATGCCAAAGCCTTGGGCACTGTACTTTCCAAATATAAGGACACCTACTACACCCAAGTGTTAGTAGCCTACTTTACCACTTATATCTT CCTCCAGACATTTGCGATCCCTGGATCCATCTTCCTCAGTATCCTGTCTGGTTATCTCTACCCCTTCCCCCTGGCTCTTTTCCTCGTCTGCCTG TGCTCTGGCCTGGGTGCTTCCTTCTGCTACATGCTGTCTTATCTAGTGGGGCGACCAGTGGTCTACAGATACCTGACAGAGAGAGTCCAGAAATGGTCCCAGCAG GTTGACAAGCACAGAGATCATCTTATCAATTACATCATATTTCTGAGGATCACTCCCTTTCTCCCCAACTGGTTCATCAACATCACCTCACCCATCATCAATGTGCCTTTGGGGTTCTTCTTCCTTGGTACTTTCTTTG GAGTGGCCCCACCGTCCTTCGTGGCGATCAACGCTGGTACAACACTGTACAAACTGACGACAGCTGGGGAGGCAGTGTCCTGGAACTCTCTGATTGTGCTAGGTGTCCTGGCCATACTCTCCATCCTGCCTGTCTGCTTCCAGAAGAAACTGCAGCAGAAGATGGAGTAG